A single window of Ferviditalea candida DNA harbors:
- the paaC gene encoding 1,2-phenylacetyl-CoA epoxidase subunit PaaC encodes MAELQRIVNAEQAKEQAEYLAALKELLFQMADDDLMIAYRGSEWLGLAPHIEEDVAFSSMSQDTMGHAVMFYTLLEELGAGKADDLAQLRDSAEFRNTILVERANGTGNYMVNPHFDWAYSIVRFYLYDLFKLVRLEVLSQCSYIPLAQVSRKMLTELNYHLMHWRVWIKQLANSTEDARERLMAALEKVNADIGDAFKLGPMADAIIRHGLMIPEKEIRERWERKANEAFHACGINWTKPAESPQLEGRAGQHTEDCVDAVRTLSEVYRLDPATSW; translated from the coding sequence GCGGAGCAGGCCAAAGAACAGGCGGAATACTTGGCCGCTTTGAAGGAGCTGCTGTTTCAGATGGCCGACGATGATTTGATGATCGCATATCGCGGGTCGGAATGGCTCGGTCTTGCTCCGCACATTGAAGAAGACGTTGCCTTTTCCTCGATGTCGCAGGATACGATGGGCCATGCGGTGATGTTTTACACCCTGCTGGAGGAATTGGGAGCCGGCAAGGCGGATGATCTGGCCCAGTTAAGGGATTCTGCCGAATTCAGGAACACGATTCTGGTGGAACGCGCGAACGGCACAGGCAATTATATGGTTAATCCGCATTTTGACTGGGCTTATTCGATCGTCCGCTTTTATCTGTATGATTTGTTTAAGCTGGTCCGTCTGGAGGTGCTTTCTCAGTGCTCCTACATTCCGCTCGCGCAGGTGTCGAGAAAAATGCTGACGGAGCTGAATTATCATCTCATGCATTGGCGTGTCTGGATCAAACAGTTGGCGAACAGCACGGAAGATGCCCGGGAGCGACTTATGGCGGCGCTGGAAAAGGTGAACGCGGATATCGGCGACGCATTCAAGCTCGGCCCGATGGCGGACGCGATCATCCGGCACGGATTGATGATACCGGAAAAGGAGATTCGTGAACGTTGGGAGCGGAAAGCAAACGAAGCTTTTCATGCTTGCGGCATCAATTGGACGAAACCGGCTGAATCGCCTCAGCTTGAGGGCCGTGCCGGACAGCATACGGAGGACTGCGTCGATGCGGTCCGCACCTTGTCCGAGGTATACAGATTGGATCCGGCAACAAGCTGGTAA